One stretch of Prosthecobacter dejongeii DNA includes these proteins:
- a CDS encoding sugar phosphate isomerase/epimerase family protein — MQDRRSFLKNAALIGGSLALSSTPALAAKARPNKLCFFTKHLQGLSYDDIASLAAEMGMDGIEAPIRPKGHVEPEAIETELPKFVEALKKQGLELTIMTSGINEVSAEQHTEKVLRTAAALGVKRYRMNYFKYDLTQPIWPQLQEIKPKIKDLVQLSSELGIQPLFQNHSGKDYVAAPIWDMYSIMREYTPAQFAFVFDIFHATLEGGYSWPMNAKLTEGHWGGVYFKDFQWQGRKAEGCPLGQGQVSPDFAKMVVKNGYSGPISLHVEYLKGDAKNPAVLKEFREAHLRDLKVLKEWMGWS, encoded by the coding sequence ATGCAAGACCGCCGCTCCTTTCTGAAAAATGCCGCCCTCATCGGCGGTTCCCTCGCCCTCAGCAGCACCCCAGCCCTGGCGGCCAAGGCGCGACCCAACAAGCTCTGCTTTTTCACCAAGCACCTCCAGGGCCTGTCCTATGACGACATCGCCAGCCTGGCAGCAGAAATGGGCATGGACGGCATCGAGGCCCCCATCCGCCCGAAAGGTCACGTGGAGCCCGAGGCCATCGAGACCGAGCTGCCGAAGTTCGTCGAGGCCCTGAAAAAACAAGGGCTGGAACTCACCATCATGACCTCTGGGATCAATGAGGTGAGTGCCGAACAGCACACGGAAAAAGTCCTGCGCACCGCCGCCGCTCTGGGCGTGAAGCGCTACCGCATGAATTACTTCAAGTACGATCTCACCCAGCCCATCTGGCCGCAGCTCCAGGAGATCAAACCGAAGATCAAGGACCTCGTCCAGCTCAGCTCTGAACTGGGCATCCAGCCGCTGTTTCAAAACCACTCTGGCAAGGACTACGTGGCCGCGCCCATCTGGGACATGTACTCCATCATGCGCGAGTACACGCCGGCGCAGTTCGCCTTCGTGTTTGATATCTTCCACGCCACCCTTGAGGGCGGTTACTCCTGGCCGATGAATGCCAAACTCACCGAAGGGCATTGGGGCGGCGTTTATTTCAAGGACTTCCAATGGCAGGGCCGCAAGGCCGAAGGCTGCCCGCTGGGCCAGGGGCAGGTGAGCCCAGACTTTGCCAAAATGGTCGTCAAAAACGGCTACTCCGGCCCCATCTCCCTGCACGTGGAGTACCTGAAAGGCGATGCCAAAAACCCTGCTGTGCTCAAGGAATTCCGCGAGGCCCACCTGCGCGACCTGAAGGTGCTGAAAGAGTGGATGGGGTGGAGCTGA
- a CDS encoding YqjF family protein: MTPTPEFRQHLRLAPALPKIMFQRWEQLLFLHWKMDPALIQKTLPEGLTVDTFDGHAWVAVVPFFMRGIRPRFLPAVPGISDFLELNLRTYVHDARGRPGVWFYSLDCNQALAVWIARTFFHLPYQRARMSQQVSPDGGVTYTSQRLGEDHTATFRYRLAQETREAEPGSLDFFLTERYLLFSQTPSGLRLGRVHHRPYPLSEVTLAAWDAQLFALNGLPVPATPPDHIIGSAGVDVSIYPLQSIA; encoded by the coding sequence ATGACCCCCACCCCCGAATTCCGCCAGCATCTGCGACTGGCACCGGCGCTGCCTAAGATCATGTTCCAGCGGTGGGAGCAGCTCCTTTTCCTGCATTGGAAAATGGATCCCGCGCTGATCCAGAAGACCCTGCCAGAGGGGCTGACGGTGGATACCTTCGATGGCCACGCCTGGGTGGCGGTGGTGCCTTTTTTCATGCGCGGCATTCGTCCGCGTTTCCTCCCCGCAGTGCCGGGCATCAGCGATTTTTTAGAGCTGAATCTCCGCACCTATGTGCACGATGCCCGGGGGCGGCCAGGAGTGTGGTTTTACTCACTGGATTGCAATCAAGCCCTGGCCGTGTGGATCGCCCGTACCTTTTTCCACCTGCCTTATCAGCGGGCGCGAATGAGCCAGCAGGTGAGCCCGGATGGCGGCGTGACCTACACGTCCCAGCGGCTGGGAGAGGACCACACCGCGACCTTTCGCTATCGTCTGGCTCAGGAGACCCGCGAGGCCGAACCTGGGAGCCTGGATTTCTTCCTGACGGAGCGTTACCTGCTGTTTTCCCAGACGCCCAGCGGCCTGCGTCTCGGCCGGGTGCATCACCGCCCCTATCCCCTCTCAGAGGTGACCCTGGCGGCGTGGGACGCACAACTCTTCGCCCTCAATGGCCTGCCCGTGCCTGCCACGCCGCCAGACCACATCATCGGCTCTGCCGGGGTGGATGTGAGCATTTACCCGCTGCAAAGCATTGCATGA